From the genome of Triticum aestivum cultivar Chinese Spring chromosome 3B, IWGSC CS RefSeq v2.1, whole genome shotgun sequence, one region includes:
- the LOC123071401 gene encoding probable methyltransferase PMT11 isoform X1, which produces MKALGAHASDLLRGPHLVRATVLFFACAASFLVGYRWSDASASPLFFSSVFSPASPSSRISSRSPSVAISPNSNISFDPSLIPAPAAAPPASSTPNAPPPPPVASPPPPMPTPSPPPPTPTPSPPPPPPLPPSPPPPPVRLGIVGEDGAMRDDFDIGAVVNETDLATDEGAPEELGNAGAGGGNRARIGKFPACPASMREYIPCLDNDEEIRRLPSTERGERFERHCPAKDKALSCLVPAPKGYRAPIPWPRSRDEVWFSNVPHTRLVDDKGGQNWITKAKDKFTFPGGGTQFIHGASQYLDQISQMVPDIAFGSRTRVVLDVGCGVASFGAYLLSRDVLTLSIAPKDVHENQIQFALERGVPAMVAAFATHRLLYPSQAFEIIHCSRCRINWTRDDGILLLEVNRMLRAGGYFAWAAQPVYKHEEAQQEAWKEMEDLTTRLCWELVKKEGYVAMWRKPVNNSCYMSRDPGVKPPLCDTDDNPDNVWYVGLKACISRLPVNSDGSTPFPWPARLMEPPRRLQGVEMDAYSSKNELFKAETKFWDDILEGYIRVFKWKKFKLRNVMDMRAGFGGFAAALIGRKLDCWVMNVVPVTEPNTLPVIYDRGLLGVAHDWCEPFDTYPRTYDLLHAFGLFSKEQKRCNASIILLEMDRILRPGGRAYIRDKKETIVEIKEITDAMGWRSTIRDTAEGAYASRKVLMCDKPMVR; this is translated from the exons ATGAAGGCCCTCGGCGCGCACGCCTCCGATCTGCTCCGCGGCCCGCACCTCGTCCGCGCCACCGTGCTCTTCTtcgcctgcgccgcctccttcCTCGTCGGCTACCGCTGGTCCGACGCCTCCGCGAGCCCCCTCTTCTTCTCGTCCGTCTTCTCCCCGGCGTCCCCCTCCTCCCGCATATCGTCTCGCTCCCCTTCCGTCGCCATCTCGCCTAACTCCAACATCTCCTTCGACCCATCCCTAATCCCCGCCCCCGCAGCTGCTCCGCCCGCTTCGTCTACCCCCaatgccccgccgccgcctccagtGGCATCTCCGCCGCCTCCAATGCCaactccgtcgccgccgcctccaacgccaactccgtcgccaccaccgccgcctcccctcccgccctcgccccctcccccgcccgtccGCCTCGGCATCGTCGGCGAGGACGGCGCTATGCGGGACGACTTTGACATCGGCGCCGTCGTCAACGAAACCGATCTGGCCACCGACGAGGGCGCGCCGGAGGAGCTTGGCAACGCGGGCGCCGGCGGCGGCAACAGGGCCCGGATTGGGAAGTTCCCTGCCTGCCCCGCGAGCATGAGGGAGTACATTCCCTGCCTCGACAACGACGAGGAGATCAGGCGGCTGCCCTCCACGGAGCGTGGGGAGCGGTTCGAGCGGCACTGCCCGGCCAAGGACAAGGCCCTGAGCTGCCTCGTGCCAGCCCCCAAGGGGTATAGGGCGCCCATCCCCTGGCCTCGGAGCAGAGACGAG GTGTGGTTTAGCAATGTACCTCATACACGCTTGGTTGACGACAAAGGAGGGCAGAATTGGATTACCAAGGCTAAAGATAAATTTACATTTCCTGGGGGAGGAACCCAGTTCATACATGGAGCAAGTCAATACCTGGATCAGATATCTCAG ATGGTACCAGATATTGCATTTGGCTCTCGCACTAGAGTTGTTCTGGATGTTGGCTGTGGTGTAGCAAGTTTTGGCGCATACTTACTTTCACGTGACGTGTTGACATTGTCCATTGCCCCCAAAGATGTTCATGAGAATCAGATACAGTTTGCTCTTGAGCGTGGTGTTCCTGCAATGGTGGCAGCATTTGCAACACACAGACTATTATATCCCAGTCAAGCATTTGAGATTATCCATTGTTCCCGCTGCAGAATAAATTGGACACGTGACG ATGGAATCCTGCTCCTGGAGGTTAATAGAATGCTAAGAGCTGGTGGGTATTTTGCTTGGGCAGCACAGCCTGTTTATAAGCATGAAGAGGCCCAGCAAGAGGCGTGGAAAG AGATGGAGGACCTCACAACCCGACTTTGTTGGGAGCTTGTGAAGAAAGAGGGATATGTTGCTATGTGGAGGAAGCCTGTAAATAACTCGTGCTATATGAGCCGTGATCCAGGGGTCAAACCTCCACTTTGTGATACTGATGATAATCCAGATAATGTCTG GTATGTTGGTCTGAAAGCATGTATCAGTCGACTACCTGTGAATAGTGACGGATCAACTCCCTTTCCATGGCCTGCACGCTTAATGGAGCCTCCAAGGAGACTTCAAGGTGTTGAAATGGACGCCTACTCATCAAAGAATGAGCTTTTCAAAGCAGAGACGAAATTTTGGGATGATATACTCGAAGGTTATATTCGTGTTTTCAAGTGGAAAAAGTTCAAACTCCGGAATGTAATGGACATGAGGGCTGGATTTGGAGG GTTTGCTGCTGCATTGATCGGTCGCAAGCTTGATTGCTGGGTGATGAATGTTGTTCCTGTTACTGAGCCAAACACACTGCCTGTAATTTATGACCGGGGACTTCTTGGAGTGGCCCATGACTG GTGTGAACCATTTGACACATATCCAAGGACTTATGATCTGCTGCATGCATTCGGGCTATTCTCAAAGGAGCAGAAAAG GTGTAACGCCTCAATTATCTTGCTTGAGATGGATCGGATACTCAGACCTGGTGGTAGGGCGTATATCCGTGATAAAAAGGAAACGATAGTGGAGATCAAGGAAATAACAGACGCGATGGGATGGAGATCCACCATACGTGACACTGCTGAAGGCGCGTATGCTAGCAGGAAGGTTTTGATGTGTGACAAGCCGATGGTGCGCTAG
- the LOC123071401 gene encoding probable methyltransferase PMT11 isoform X2, with protein MKALGAHASDLLRGPHLVRATVLFFACAASFLVGYRWSDASASPLFFSSVFSPASPSSRISSRSPSVAISPNSNISFDPSLIPAPAAAPPASSTPNAPPPPPVASPPPPMPTPSPPPPTPTPSPPPPPPLPPSPPPPPVRLGIVGEDGAMRDDFDIGAVVNETDLATDEGAPEELGNAGAGGGNRARIGKFPACPASMREYIPCLDNDEEIRRLPSTERGERFERHCPAKDKALSCLVPAPKGYRAPIPWPRSRDEVWFSNVPHTRLVDDKGGQNWITKAKDKFTFPGGGTQFIHGASQYLDQISQMVPDIAFGSRTRVVLDVGCGVASFGAYLLSRDVLTLSIAPKDVHENQIQFALERGVPAMVAAFATHRLLYPSQAFEIIHCSRCRINWTRDDGILLLEVNRMLRAGGYFAWAAQPVYKHEEAQQEAWKEMEDLTTRLCWELVKKEGYVAMWRKPVNNSCYMSRDPGVKPPLCDTDDNPDNVWYVGLKACISRLPVNSDGSTPFPWPARLMEPPRRLQGVEMDAYSSKNELFKAETKFWDDILEGYIRVFKWKKFKLRNVMDMRAGFGGPRIHGNTAGTDDLGCHNLLL; from the exons ATGAAGGCCCTCGGCGCGCACGCCTCCGATCTGCTCCGCGGCCCGCACCTCGTCCGCGCCACCGTGCTCTTCTtcgcctgcgccgcctccttcCTCGTCGGCTACCGCTGGTCCGACGCCTCCGCGAGCCCCCTCTTCTTCTCGTCCGTCTTCTCCCCGGCGTCCCCCTCCTCCCGCATATCGTCTCGCTCCCCTTCCGTCGCCATCTCGCCTAACTCCAACATCTCCTTCGACCCATCCCTAATCCCCGCCCCCGCAGCTGCTCCGCCCGCTTCGTCTACCCCCaatgccccgccgccgcctccagtGGCATCTCCGCCGCCTCCAATGCCaactccgtcgccgccgcctccaacgccaactccgtcgccaccaccgccgcctcccctcccgccctcgccccctcccccgcccgtccGCCTCGGCATCGTCGGCGAGGACGGCGCTATGCGGGACGACTTTGACATCGGCGCCGTCGTCAACGAAACCGATCTGGCCACCGACGAGGGCGCGCCGGAGGAGCTTGGCAACGCGGGCGCCGGCGGCGGCAACAGGGCCCGGATTGGGAAGTTCCCTGCCTGCCCCGCGAGCATGAGGGAGTACATTCCCTGCCTCGACAACGACGAGGAGATCAGGCGGCTGCCCTCCACGGAGCGTGGGGAGCGGTTCGAGCGGCACTGCCCGGCCAAGGACAAGGCCCTGAGCTGCCTCGTGCCAGCCCCCAAGGGGTATAGGGCGCCCATCCCCTGGCCTCGGAGCAGAGACGAG GTGTGGTTTAGCAATGTACCTCATACACGCTTGGTTGACGACAAAGGAGGGCAGAATTGGATTACCAAGGCTAAAGATAAATTTACATTTCCTGGGGGAGGAACCCAGTTCATACATGGAGCAAGTCAATACCTGGATCAGATATCTCAG ATGGTACCAGATATTGCATTTGGCTCTCGCACTAGAGTTGTTCTGGATGTTGGCTGTGGTGTAGCAAGTTTTGGCGCATACTTACTTTCACGTGACGTGTTGACATTGTCCATTGCCCCCAAAGATGTTCATGAGAATCAGATACAGTTTGCTCTTGAGCGTGGTGTTCCTGCAATGGTGGCAGCATTTGCAACACACAGACTATTATATCCCAGTCAAGCATTTGAGATTATCCATTGTTCCCGCTGCAGAATAAATTGGACACGTGACG ATGGAATCCTGCTCCTGGAGGTTAATAGAATGCTAAGAGCTGGTGGGTATTTTGCTTGGGCAGCACAGCCTGTTTATAAGCATGAAGAGGCCCAGCAAGAGGCGTGGAAAG AGATGGAGGACCTCACAACCCGACTTTGTTGGGAGCTTGTGAAGAAAGAGGGATATGTTGCTATGTGGAGGAAGCCTGTAAATAACTCGTGCTATATGAGCCGTGATCCAGGGGTCAAACCTCCACTTTGTGATACTGATGATAATCCAGATAATGTCTG GTATGTTGGTCTGAAAGCATGTATCAGTCGACTACCTGTGAATAGTGACGGATCAACTCCCTTTCCATGGCCTGCACGCTTAATGGAGCCTCCAAGGAGACTTCAAGGTGTTGAAATGGACGCCTACTCATCAAAGAATGAGCTTTTCAAAGCAGAGACGAAATTTTGGGATGATATACTCGAAGGTTATATTCGTGTTTTCAAGTGGAAAAAGTTCAAACTCCGGAATGTAATGGACATGAGGGCTGGATTTGGAGG ACCGAGAATACATGGAAATACTGCTGGAACCGATGACCTCGGCTGTCACAACCTTTTGCTCTAA